GGTAATTTTGTGGTACATAATGGCTCACAACAGTAAAATGAAAGTAATGTGAAATGCCCTAAAAATATATCTCTTATTTGTGTGATATGATTCTGAATATGATTAACTAGAACTAATTTATACATAATACCGATGCTTAAGTTTTAAGAGATGATTGTCTAAATAGCTGGCATTCCGACCATGATTTTTGTTGTAATATTATTATTCCTGGCATTATGATTTGAATAATATCATTAAATCTAAATGACATTATTAAATTATTCTTAGAATATCATACTAAATTTCAGGAACTGTGGCAAATCAAAACAGTTGTTACTTACTATCGCTATGTTTGTGCAAGAACTCTTCATATAATTtgcacaataataatatagaaAAATTCGTTCCAACCATGGTCATCGATAGTTGTTACAGTCTTTTCAGGATAGTTGCAATTACACGATCTTAATCGAAACAACATGCACCAAAGGGGCGGGCACAGTAGACCAAGTAAGCTTAAGATTCGGCGACTCGAACTTGACAGACATATTGGTACGCCGTCTCAGAACCAAGCACACAAAATGGGTCGATGAGTTAGGCCCAACCGTGCTCGATGATGTGCCAAGAATTCCATTTCGAGAATGCTCAACTGATGTGTTCAAGATCACTGGCAAGTGCATCCATTCCCAGGTTTGCTATCTCTATATGAAGAACAGAGGTGATGATGACTGGAGGCCTGGTCGAGCTCAGGTGCTAGCAGCAGGTGCACCCAATCTGTCCTCTAATTCGTTCTACTTTCGAAGGTTCCTTCCTCGACGAGTCTGGCATGGGATCGACACTTGCGAGGC
The Phoenix dactylifera cultivar Barhee BC4 chromosome 3, palm_55x_up_171113_PBpolish2nd_filt_p, whole genome shotgun sequence DNA segment above includes these coding regions:
- the LOC103710010 gene encoding embryo-specific protein ATS3A-like isoform X2 gives rise to the protein MERRKGVALLGFDCGAGRGGSGDGGGLPLLLLVLFLSAAAAASEADLEKRSGGSMPIDSTKDSCNYTILIETTCTKGAGTVDQVSLRFGDSNLTDILVRRLRTKHTKWVDELGPTVLDDVPRIPFRECSTDVFKITGKCIHSQVCYLYMKNRGDDDWRPGRAQVLAAGAPNLSSNSFYFRRFLPRRVWHGIDTCEAEVTPFGIRHPRRVFGSEHESKLP
- the LOC103710010 gene encoding embryo-specific protein ATS3A-like isoform X1, whose protein sequence is MERRKGVALLGFDCGAGRGGSGDGGGLPLLLLVLFLSAAAAASEADLEKRSGGSMPIDSTKSFQDSCNYTILIETTCTKGAGTVDQVSLRFGDSNLTDILVRRLRTKHTKWVDELGPTVLDDVPRIPFRECSTDVFKITGKCIHSQVCYLYMKNRGDDDWRPGRAQVLAAGAPNLSSNSFYFRRFLPRRVWHGIDTCEAEVTPFGIRHPRRVFGSEHESKLP